The proteins below are encoded in one region of Buttiauxella gaviniae:
- a CDS encoding MFS transporter: MFKRQHSKIVFLLFIAGVINYLDRAAFSVAMPYIKDHLGLSPTEVGLMLSSFFFGYALFNFVGGYLSDIFGPKKVFTIAMLSWSLFCGLTGLVFSYGALFVVRVLFGMSEGPISTTINKSISNWVPLDQRARAVGMANSGNPLGGAIAGPIVGFIAVMWNWRIAFIILMSLGFIWTFFWLKSFTDKPHDNAEVSAKEIAEYDEAQKGVLFSPSGDKKTPLSFYLKQPIIIFTAVAFFAINYILYFFLTWFPSYLSMAKGLDIKELSIASAIPWIIGSIGMALGGMACDAVYKKTRNLLLSRKLIISSGLVLSAICLAGAGNVQSTVGAVAMMAVGIFFMYLAAAAPWAIVSDNVDSASVGSVGGFIHLIANTAGVIAPIVTGMIVQYSGSFVAAFVLAGVVGLIGALGVALFIRPVTVRSHTETTPLA; encoded by the coding sequence ATGTTCAAACGACAGCATTCGAAAATAGTCTTTCTATTATTTATTGCCGGGGTTATTAATTATCTTGATCGGGCGGCATTCTCTGTAGCCATGCCTTATATAAAAGATCATCTCGGCTTGAGCCCTACAGAAGTAGGACTCATGCTAAGTAGTTTCTTTTTCGGCTATGCATTGTTTAATTTTGTTGGCGGTTATTTATCGGATATTTTTGGCCCGAAAAAAGTCTTCACTATTGCCATGCTTTCCTGGTCCTTATTTTGTGGGCTGACCGGGCTGGTATTCAGTTATGGGGCTCTCTTTGTCGTGCGTGTGCTGTTTGGTATGAGTGAAGGGCCAATCAGTACTACGATTAACAAGTCGATCAGCAACTGGGTTCCACTCGATCAGCGAGCACGCGCAGTCGGAATGGCTAACTCAGGGAATCCGCTGGGGGGCGCGATTGCCGGGCCCATTGTTGGTTTTATTGCAGTGATGTGGAACTGGCGTATAGCGTTTATTATTTTAATGTCGCTAGGTTTTATCTGGACATTCTTCTGGTTGAAATCATTCACCGATAAACCGCATGATAATGCAGAAGTTTCCGCAAAGGAAATCGCTGAATATGATGAAGCACAGAAAGGTGTATTGTTTAGTCCCTCTGGAGATAAAAAAACACCCCTGTCGTTTTATTTAAAACAGCCGATTATTATTTTCACCGCAGTCGCTTTTTTTGCCATTAATTATATTTTGTATTTCTTCTTAACCTGGTTTCCCAGTTATTTATCCATGGCAAAAGGCCTGGATATTAAAGAGCTCAGTATTGCATCAGCCATTCCCTGGATTATTGGCAGCATAGGTATGGCATTAGGTGGAATGGCATGTGATGCGGTGTATAAAAAGACGCGAAATCTGTTGTTATCGAGAAAATTAATTATTTCATCTGGGCTGGTTCTGTCGGCTATTTGCCTGGCAGGCGCGGGGAATGTGCAGTCAACGGTTGGGGCTGTCGCAATGATGGCGGTTGGTATTTTCTTTATGTATCTGGCAGCGGCGGCTCCGTGGGCTATCGTTTCTGACAATGTTGACAGCGCAAGTGTGGGGAGTGTCGGGGGATTTATCCATTTGATTGCCAATACTGCAGGGGTGATCGCTCCCATTGTCACCGGAATGATCGTTCAGTACAGCGGTAGCTTTGTTGCGGCATTTGTACTTGCGGGCGTTGTTGGGCTGATTGGTGCGCTAGGTGTGGCACTGTTTATACGACCCGTTACTGTACGTTCTCACACAGAAACCACACCGCTTGCATGA
- a CDS encoding zinc-binding alcohol dehydrogenase family protein: MKALVINQDKPAHFTEIAEPQCNESEVLVGVEYVGLCGSDLNTWRGGNPLTVYPCIPGHEIGGVVLQVGHGVRSCKTGDRVVVLPCTECGACSACLSGRPNACQFNQTLGVQRQGGMVKKLVMAANKVLVCNSLNSQQLALIEPLSVGLHAARRAQINVGEWVVVMGCGVIGLGVITAAASMGARVVAIDIDPRKEAVAKACGATQFINSQTEDVAALLGKLNDGHGPAVVIEAIGLASTIEQAVDVVAFAGRVVYVGYAKKPVTFDSARFLLKELDIRGSRNATVTDFRAVIALMEQNRYPVEKIISAYYPLDQADQAFTRWAADPGSITKILIEL, from the coding sequence ATGAAAGCATTAGTAATAAATCAGGATAAACCGGCTCATTTTACCGAGATTGCAGAACCGCAGTGTAACGAAAGCGAAGTGTTGGTTGGTGTCGAGTATGTGGGTCTGTGCGGTTCCGATTTGAACACCTGGCGCGGGGGGAATCCCTTAACTGTCTATCCGTGTATTCCCGGCCATGAAATCGGCGGCGTGGTGCTGCAAGTCGGCCATGGAGTAAGAAGCTGTAAAACGGGCGATCGCGTAGTGGTTCTGCCTTGCACCGAATGTGGAGCTTGCAGTGCATGCTTGAGTGGGCGACCCAATGCTTGCCAATTTAACCAGACGCTTGGCGTGCAGCGTCAGGGCGGTATGGTGAAAAAATTGGTTATGGCCGCAAATAAAGTACTGGTCTGTAATTCACTCAATAGTCAGCAACTGGCATTGATTGAGCCGCTGTCTGTCGGCCTGCACGCCGCGAGGCGGGCACAAATCAACGTTGGCGAATGGGTTGTGGTGATGGGGTGTGGCGTCATTGGTTTAGGCGTTATTACTGCTGCGGCATCAATGGGTGCGCGTGTTGTGGCCATTGATATTGATCCGCGTAAGGAGGCGGTCGCAAAAGCATGTGGTGCGACACAGTTTATTAACAGTCAGACGGAAGATGTTGCCGCGTTACTTGGCAAACTCAATGATGGCCATGGCCCTGCGGTTGTGATTGAAGCGATAGGGCTTGCCAGCACGATTGAGCAGGCCGTCGATGTAGTGGCGTTTGCTGGGCGAGTGGTTTATGTCGGTTATGCAAAAAAGCCGGTTACTTTTGACAGTGCCCGCTTCTTACTCAAAGAGCTGGATATTCGGGGCTCACGTAATGCAACGGTCACAGATTTTCGGGCAGTGATCGCGTTGATGGAGCAAAACCGCTATCCGGTAGAAAAGATCATCAGCGCTTATTATCCGTTAGATCAAGCCGATCAGGCTTTTACCCGTTGGGCTGCTGATCCGGGTTCTATCACCAAAATTCTTATCGAACTTTAA
- a CDS encoding SDR family NAD(P)-dependent oxidoreductase, whose translation MSANKIFSLDGKTALITGGSSGLGFAIAQCMVASGARVIIAARNGEQAQAAAQQLGPQASWSSFDVGDTDNTERWVTDLLREYGQIDILVNNAGNHCKKPIEEMSVADFQSVMNVHVVGAFALTKALVPHMKELGNASVLFTASMTSFIGQPWVAGYAAAKSAYLGLIHSLTTELAAEGIRVNGIAPGWIDTPMLRKAIEGDDVRKNKILGRTPMKRFGKPEDIGWAATYLASDAASFVSGHVLVVDGGALIGF comes from the coding sequence ATGTCAGCGAATAAGATATTTTCTTTAGATGGCAAAACAGCGCTGATTACTGGAGGCTCCAGTGGATTGGGGTTTGCTATCGCACAATGTATGGTGGCAAGTGGTGCTCGGGTCATTATTGCTGCGCGTAATGGCGAACAGGCACAGGCTGCGGCCCAACAGCTTGGGCCACAAGCGAGCTGGAGTTCATTTGATGTCGGAGATACTGATAATACCGAAAGATGGGTAACCGATTTACTCAGAGAATACGGGCAGATCGATATTCTGGTGAATAACGCCGGTAATCATTGTAAAAAACCAATTGAAGAAATGAGCGTTGCTGATTTTCAATCTGTGATGAATGTGCATGTGGTGGGGGCGTTCGCTCTCACTAAGGCACTTGTTCCACATATGAAAGAGTTGGGTAATGCCTCGGTGCTATTTACCGCCTCAATGACATCATTTATCGGCCAGCCGTGGGTGGCTGGATATGCAGCGGCAAAATCGGCATACCTTGGATTAATTCATAGTTTAACCACGGAGCTCGCCGCTGAAGGTATTCGTGTTAATGGTATCGCGCCGGGCTGGATTGATACCCCAATGTTGCGTAAAGCAATTGAAGGCGATGATGTGCGGAAGAATAAAATTCTTGGCCGTACGCCAATGAAACGCTTCGGTAAGCCTGAGGATATTGGCTGGGCGGCCACATACCTGGCGTCAGATGCTGCATCTTTTGTTAGCGGCCATGTTCTGGTGGTTGATGGCGGCGCATTAATTGGCTTTTAA
- a CDS encoding UxaA family hydrolase: protein MKNKLLQLHPQDNCLVALADIHEGEKLSYEGGELLARSNVTLGHKLAMHELSAGDKVIKYGAIIGSATQYIAVGEHIHSHNLKSDYIAVFHHQDAGYQNTEDQTT from the coding sequence ATGAAAAACAAGTTATTACAATTGCATCCACAAGATAATTGCCTGGTAGCACTGGCTGATATCCATGAAGGGGAAAAGCTCAGTTATGAAGGGGGAGAATTGCTCGCCCGTAGTAACGTGACCCTTGGGCATAAGCTTGCCATGCATGAATTATCCGCCGGAGATAAAGTCATTAAATATGGGGCTATTATTGGCTCGGCGACTCAATATATTGCCGTGGGTGAACACATTCATAGCCACAACCTGAAGAGTGATTATATCGCGGTATTTCATCACCAGGATGCTGGCTATCAGAATACAGAGGATCAAACAACATGA
- a CDS encoding UxaA family hydrolase, whose translation MRGYIRQDGQVGIRNTIQVIFMVECASHVAKKIAESFDRLDVQHFGFSGCYPSDYGFRLVKNLATHSNVAGVLIISLGCENFDRDRLAEDILASGRPCHKLVIQEAGGTSSTIAKGKQLVESMLAQASLVPTREIQFSDLIVGTICGGSDGTSGITGNPAVGRAFDQLIASGSTCIFEESGELIGCEPHMMQRAASQKARDDIDRAMDKAQRYYATMGLGSFSNGNAVGGLTTQEEKSLGAYTKSGDSPISGVILPTEIPKQPGLYLMDVVPDGEPRFGYPNINDTSEIIELIATGCHLVLFTTGRGSVVGSVISPVIKVCNNPQTWQNMHEDMDINAGKIISENATLDEVAEDILQLISQIASGSETKSESLGHSEFVLTYKAFDYEKGGCRIA comes from the coding sequence ATGAGAGGCTATATTCGGCAGGATGGGCAGGTCGGTATCCGTAATACTATTCAGGTAATATTTATGGTCGAATGTGCCAGCCATGTTGCCAAAAAAATTGCTGAATCGTTTGATAGATTAGATGTGCAGCATTTTGGATTTTCAGGCTGTTACCCCTCAGATTATGGTTTTCGGCTGGTAAAAAATCTCGCCACACACAGTAATGTGGCCGGAGTATTGATCATTTCCCTGGGCTGTGAAAACTTTGATCGTGACCGCTTAGCAGAAGATATATTAGCCAGCGGTAGACCATGTCATAAATTGGTTATTCAGGAAGCGGGTGGTACAAGTTCTACTATCGCCAAAGGCAAGCAATTAGTTGAAAGTATGCTGGCACAGGCATCATTGGTGCCGACTCGTGAGATTCAGTTTAGCGATCTGATCGTCGGCACTATCTGTGGTGGATCTGATGGTACGAGCGGGATCACGGGTAATCCGGCTGTTGGGCGCGCCTTCGATCAGCTCATTGCCTCCGGCTCAACGTGTATATTCGAGGAAAGTGGCGAGCTGATCGGCTGTGAACCTCATATGATGCAACGAGCGGCAAGCCAGAAAGCGCGGGATGATATTGATCGAGCGATGGACAAAGCCCAACGTTATTACGCCACGATGGGGTTAGGGAGTTTTTCTAATGGTAATGCGGTTGGTGGGTTAACCACTCAGGAAGAGAAATCTCTCGGCGCGTATACCAAATCCGGGGACAGCCCTATTTCTGGAGTCATATTGCCTACAGAGATCCCAAAACAACCCGGTTTGTATTTAATGGATGTCGTACCGGATGGTGAACCTCGTTTTGGTTACCCAAATATTAATGATACATCTGAAATTATTGAGTTAATTGCTACGGGTTGCCATTTAGTCTTATTTACAACCGGACGAGGTTCCGTGGTGGGTTCGGTTATTTCACCCGTGATAAAGGTCTGTAATAATCCGCAAACATGGCAAAACATGCATGAAGATATGGATATTAATGCGGGTAAAATCATCAGTGAAAATGCCACGCTTGATGAAGTCGCGGAAGATATTTTACAACTCATATCTCAGATAGCGAGCGGGTCTGAAACAAAATCAGAAAGCCTTGGCCATAGTGAATTTGTTCTGACTTATAAAGCGTTTGATTATGAAAAGGGTGGCTGTCGTATTGCTTGA
- a CDS encoding FadR/GntR family transcriptional regulator gives MDMSLTATILEKTTLSEQVKTYILNLITEQKLNPGTEVPSEKQLIETLGVSRGVIREAFQSLSTLGVLDISSGKRPRVQTVNPTALGTIFHYSMATRQVSASQILELRCALEVNCAGLAAIHGTEQDFEQLREEMKQIRISFGNHQQFIIHDARFHLILASATNNPLYSLLLQALRASLEESIAAGLQAQDSQKHAEQIVDFHQQITDCVCARDAEGARKMMQAHFDSAINALINSSKI, from the coding sequence ATGGATATGAGTCTTACCGCGACGATACTTGAGAAAACCACACTGTCGGAACAAGTAAAAACCTATATTTTAAACCTGATCACTGAGCAGAAACTCAATCCCGGAACAGAGGTTCCTAGTGAGAAACAACTGATTGAAACCCTTGGGGTTAGCCGCGGCGTCATTAGGGAAGCATTTCAATCACTCTCGACGCTCGGCGTACTGGATATCAGCAGTGGTAAACGACCAAGGGTACAGACCGTAAACCCAACAGCACTAGGTACAATCTTTCATTATTCAATGGCTACTCGCCAGGTCAGTGCAAGCCAAATTCTTGAATTACGATGCGCGTTAGAGGTTAATTGTGCTGGGTTAGCCGCGATTCACGGCACTGAGCAAGATTTCGAGCAGCTACGTGAAGAAATGAAGCAAATACGTATAAGTTTCGGCAATCATCAGCAATTTATTATCCATGACGCGCGATTTCATTTAATACTCGCAAGTGCGACAAATAACCCGTTATACAGCTTGCTATTACAAGCCTTACGGGCGTCACTGGAAGAATCAATTGCGGCTGGATTGCAAGCGCAGGATAGCCAAAAGCATGCGGAGCAAATTGTTGATTTCCATCAACAAATTACCGACTGTGTATGCGCCCGGGATGCTGAAGGTGCCAGAAAAATGATGCAAGCCCATTTTGATTCTGCGATTAATGCTTTAATCAATAGTTCAAAGATATAA
- a CDS encoding SgcJ/EcaC family oxidoreductase: protein MKKLLGLAVSLTLLSGSVFAAPATTTAPECVKANQAQIEGLFDKWNDSLKTGDAKKVSENYLSDAVLLPTLSNKARLTDAERVDYFEHFLAKKPTGKIDTRTIRVGCNKAIDTGTYSFTFADKSKVSARYTFTYAWDGKEWKISTHHSSAMPEA from the coding sequence ATGAAGAAATTACTTGGACTCGCCGTTTCTCTGACATTACTTTCCGGCTCCGTTTTTGCCGCACCAGCAACCACCACCGCACCAGAATGTGTAAAGGCCAATCAAGCTCAAATTGAAGGTCTGTTTGATAAGTGGAACGATTCTCTGAAAACGGGCGATGCGAAGAAGGTTTCTGAAAATTACCTCAGCGATGCCGTTTTACTGCCCACCTTATCTAACAAAGCTCGTTTAACCGACGCTGAACGCGTTGACTACTTTGAGCATTTCCTGGCGAAAAAACCGACCGGTAAAATTGACACGCGTACCATTCGCGTGGGCTGTAATAAGGCAATAGATACCGGGACGTACTCCTTCACGTTTGCCGATAAGTCCAAAGTTTCAGCACGTTATACCTTCACCTACGCGTGGGATGGTAAAGAGTGGAAAATCTCTACTCACCACTCTTCGGCAATGCCTGAAGCGTAA